From Salvia splendens isolate huo1 chromosome 16, SspV2, whole genome shotgun sequence, a single genomic window includes:
- the LOC121769856 gene encoding transmembrane ascorbate ferrireductase 2-like — translation MAVPVVRFPIFSLVRIIGFTVLILVLIWTVHYRGGLALISQNKDLIFNVHPVLMVISLVLLNGEAMLAYKTVSGTKNFKKSVHLVLQFLAFFLSIIGLWAAWKFHVDKGIDNFYSLHSWLGLACLVLFGIQWAAGFATFWYPGGSRHSRESLMPWHVFLGVYIYALAVATCATGLLEKATFLQTQKIISRYSTEALLVNSLGILIVVLAGFVILGVFSPVHGKGDNPKERV, via the exons ATGGCGGTGCCGGTAGTTCGCTTTCCTATCTTCTCGCTGGTCAGAATCATCGGATTTACAGTGCTCATTCTCGTCTTAATTTGGACTGTGCATTACAGAGGCGGCTTGGCCCTCATTTCCCAAAATAAAGATCTCATCTTCAAT GTTCATCCTGTATTAATGGTGATTAGCCTTGTGCTTCTCAATGGCGAAG CCATGCTAGCCTACAAGACTGTGTCTGGAACAAAAAACTTCAAAAAGTCAGTTCATCTTGTCCTCCAATTCCTGGCTTTCTTTTTAAGCATCATCGGACTATGGGCTGCATGGAAGTTTCACGTTGATAAAGGCATTGATAACTTCTACAGTCTCCACTCTTGGCTGGGGCTAGCCTGCCTCGTCCTGTTTGGAATTCAG TGGGCTGCTGGATTTGCGACCTTTTGGTATCCCGGTGGCTCAAGACATAGCCGAGAAAGCCTGATGCCATGGCATGTATTTCTTGGGGTGTATATCTACGCTCTAGCTGTAGCTACTTGTGCGACTGGTCTTCTAGAGAAGGCAACGTTTCTACAAACGCAGAAGATAATATCACGCTACTCGACCGAAGCATTGCTGGTGAATTCtttggggatcttgattgttgTTTTGGCAGGTTTTGTGATTCTTGGGGTGTTCTCTCCTGTGCATGGGAAAGGTGATAACCCCAAAGAAAGAGTATAG
- the LOC121770587 gene encoding transcription factor DICHOTOMA-like isoform X1, with the protein MLGRNTYLLPPPSSADLDPGVEILLHHHHHHHQYLHPEAAFSGLYLAAPSDAYNGEGSGGAPVRKQAAKKDRHSKIHTAQGPRDRRVRLSIGIARKFFDLQEMLGFDKPSKTLDWLLTKSKAAIKELVHTSNSNKSDYSSPSACEMVASSDQQHGGGGGGDSSRREARAKARARARERTLEKMRIKELASDLNPSSFECNQLGFLQLSGRATAGFRDPVYHLGEGARHDLIQEPPVIKRKNKNPSSVLGFQQNYSMIPSSANENWDLFGLSSQSNSFDQRKFFNSSSNI; encoded by the exons ATGTTAGGCCGGAACACTTACCTCCTCCCGCCGCCTTCCTCCGCCGACCTCGACCCCGGCGTCGAAATCCTCcttcaccaccaccaccaccaccaccaataTCTCCACCCGGAAGCCGCCTTCTCCGGGCTCTACTTAGCCGCTCCCTCGGATGCCTACAACGGAGAGGGGTCGGGTGGTGCGCCGGTGAGGAAGCAGGCGGCGAAGAAGGACCGGCACAGCAAGATACACACGGCGCAGGGGCCGAGGGACAGGAGAGTCCGCCTCTCCATCGGCATTGCGAGGAAGTTCTTCGATCTCCAGGAGATGCTGGGCTTCGACAAGCCCAGCAAAACCCTTGATTGGCTGCTCACCAAGTCCAAAGCAGCCATCAAGGAGCTGGTACACACCAGCAACAGCAACAAGAGCGACTACTCCTCGCCCTCTGCATGTGAGATGGTGGCTTCCTCTGATCAACAacacggaggaggaggaggtggggATTCCAGCAGGAGGGAGGCGAGGGCCAAGGCGAGGGCACGGGCGAGGGAGAGGACGCTGGAGAAGATGCGCATCAAGGAGCTCGCTTCTGATCTCAACCCTTCATCGTTTGAATGCAATCAGCTTGGGTTTTTGCAGCTCTCCGGCAGGGCCACTGCTGGTTTTCGAGACCCGGTTTATCACTTGGGTGAAGGGGCGAGGCATGACCTAATTCAAGAACCGCCTGTGATCAAACGCAAGAACAAGAACCCTTCTTCCGTTTTGGGGTTTCAGCAAAACTATAGCATGATCCCATCATCTGCTAATGAGAATTGGGATCTTTTTGGCCTCTCCTCACAATCCAACTCTTTTGATCAACGCAAGTTCTTCAATAG CAGCTCAAACATATAG
- the LOC121770587 gene encoding transcription factor DICHOTOMA-like isoform X2, with amino-acid sequence MLGRNTYLLPPPSSADLDPGVEILLHHHHHHHQYLHPEAAFSGLYLAAPSDAYNGEGSGGAPVRKQAAKKDRHSKIHTAQGPRDRRVRLSIGIARKFFDLQEMLGFDKPSKTLDWLLTKSKAAIKELVHTSNSNKSDYSSPSACEMVASSDQQHGGGGGGDSSRREARAKARARARERTLEKMRIKELASDLNPSSFECNQLGFLQLSGRATAGFRDPVYHLGEGARHDLIQEPPVIKRKNKNPSSVLGFQQNYSMIPSSANENWDLFGLSSQSNSFDQRKFFNSSNI; translated from the exons ATGTTAGGCCGGAACACTTACCTCCTCCCGCCGCCTTCCTCCGCCGACCTCGACCCCGGCGTCGAAATCCTCcttcaccaccaccaccaccaccaccaataTCTCCACCCGGAAGCCGCCTTCTCCGGGCTCTACTTAGCCGCTCCCTCGGATGCCTACAACGGAGAGGGGTCGGGTGGTGCGCCGGTGAGGAAGCAGGCGGCGAAGAAGGACCGGCACAGCAAGATACACACGGCGCAGGGGCCGAGGGACAGGAGAGTCCGCCTCTCCATCGGCATTGCGAGGAAGTTCTTCGATCTCCAGGAGATGCTGGGCTTCGACAAGCCCAGCAAAACCCTTGATTGGCTGCTCACCAAGTCCAAAGCAGCCATCAAGGAGCTGGTACACACCAGCAACAGCAACAAGAGCGACTACTCCTCGCCCTCTGCATGTGAGATGGTGGCTTCCTCTGATCAACAacacggaggaggaggaggtggggATTCCAGCAGGAGGGAGGCGAGGGCCAAGGCGAGGGCACGGGCGAGGGAGAGGACGCTGGAGAAGATGCGCATCAAGGAGCTCGCTTCTGATCTCAACCCTTCATCGTTTGAATGCAATCAGCTTGGGTTTTTGCAGCTCTCCGGCAGGGCCACTGCTGGTTTTCGAGACCCGGTTTATCACTTGGGTGAAGGGGCGAGGCATGACCTAATTCAAGAACCGCCTGTGATCAAACGCAAGAACAAGAACCCTTCTTCCGTTTTGGGGTTTCAGCAAAACTATAGCATGATCCCATCATCTGCTAATGAGAATTGGGATCTTTTTGGCCTCTCCTCACAATCCAACTCTTTTGATCAACGCAAGTTCTTCAATAG CTCAAACATATAG